The stretch of DNA GTTGACGGGTCTCCTGGTGGCTGCCGGAGCAGGTGCGGTCATTGCTCAGCAGGTTGATGACCGTCCTCAAAGACCACCGGGACAGCTTTCCGAAGAAAAGCTGGGCAGCGCTCTGAGAGCTATTGGTCTGAAGCCGGCGAAAACAGAAAAACGTTATGATTTTGTGTTCAAGACCAGCATTCAGGGTGAAGAGTGGAAATTCAGCATGTCTGCAGTGCTGAGCCGCAACGAAGAATCGGTGTGGGTCATGGCCTGGCTGGATCAGCTTCCCCGAAGTTCAAGTGCAGTGCCCCGGACCGCACTCCTCAGACTGCTGGCAGCTAATGATCGCCTTGGGAATGGAAAATTCTTTGCCTATATTCCGACCAACAAACGGTTTGTGCTGCAGCGAGTGGTTGCCAACGAAAAGATGACATCACGCAAATTACGGGCAACGCTTCAGGATCTGGCGATCAGTGTGGCAGACGAGTATCCAACCTGGGCTACTGCCGGCTGGAACCCGCAGAAAGCGGGTCCGCGAGTGGCAAGCGATTCCTCAGGCGGCCAGTCTGTTCCTGTAAACCGGGAAGAATCCGGTCTGTCCAGACGAATTCGTGCGTCCGAATCGGCAACGAAATTTAGTGATCGAAGTGTGAACTAGAAAAACTCTGATCGGGCAGAATTGAGGGCGGAGACGTCTGTTCTGCGCCGACGGAACTGCCAAATCGCTATTTCACGTTCGTACAATCACTGCCAGTACGAAGATGACATCGTTCAGAGACGCTTTTGAAGGCCGAATTACAGCATTGTAATTCGGCTCTTTTTGTATGAACTGGCAGCAGCATTCGAATGATCCGGAATATATTTGTATGAGGTTTCAGATTCCCGGTTCGCAGAAAGAGGTCTTCCGGCGTTCGTCGGCCACGTCAATTCATTTTTCTGTGTCTTAAGTGATGTGTGGATTGTTTATCTCTGCAACGCGTCACGAATCAGCGTGTATGTTTGCTGCATGTCGTCAAACCGGACTTTGGGAACAGAAGAATCTGGGACGATCCGGTACTTCAAACAATCTGTGAAACCGGTACACTTTTCATTCGGATTGTGACTTTGATTACATCTGTTTCCGCTCATCCCTGCCTCTGTCATTCGCTGCCGTTCGCTCATGGCAAAACGCTCTCGAATCGAAGATCGCGTTGAACGACGTACGCAGGAGATCGGGCAGGACCTGCTGGACCGACTGGAACATGGTACTCCATCCATGTTCCACGGACGCTGGTGGGAGGACCAGTTGCTGAACTGGGCCATGGAAGACGAAGCCATTAAGTTACAGATGTTTCGCTTTGTCGATGTCCTGCCGATGCTCAGGGACCACCGATCGATTGCCCGGCACCTGGAAGAATACTTTCAGGAGGTTCGTGAACGGTTGCCGTTTGCAGCTCGTTTGGGTCTGGATCTGTCGACGGGTAACAGTATTTTGAGTCGGGCGTTAGCCTGGAACGCCCGCACGAATGTGTCGAGGATGGCACGACGGTTTATCGCGGGTGAAACAGTCTGTCAGGTCCTGGATTCGGTTGAGGAGCTGCGTCGGTCCGGCTATGCGTTTACGCTGGATCTGCTGGGTGAAGCCGTTATCAGCGAAAAAGAAGCGGACCGTTATCAACAGACATACATGGATCTGATTGTCGGTATGTCCGAACCAGTCGGAAGCTGGTCCGAAGTCAACCGCATTGACCGTGATAGTGCCGGTGCACTGCCGCGACTCAATCTCTCACTTAAGCTGTCTGCTCTGGACAGTCGATTTTCGACCATCGACCCCATCGGTACCACCGAACGTGTGTGTTCACGTCTGCGTCCCATCCTGAGGCTGGCTCAGGAACACCATGTTTTTGTCAACTTCGATATGGAACAGCGTGACTACCGCAGTCTGACGTCCGGGATCTTCAGACAGATCCTTATGGAAGATGAATTTCGTGAATTCCCTGATGCCGGGATCGCAGTACAGGCCTATCTGCAGGACACCGCAACCGAACTCAAAAGTCTGCTGAAGTGGGTTAGAAAACGAAAAACGCCCGTTACAGTGCGACTGGTTAAGGGGGCCTACTGGGACTATGAAACCACCATGGCCGAATCCCGCGGCTGGCCGTGTCCTGTTTTTCAGCGGAAGTGGCAGTCGGATGACAGCTTTGAGAAACAGGTCCGGTTCATCCTGAAGCACCACCAGTGGCTGCGCCCGGCCCTGGGCAGCCACAATCTGCGCAGTCTGGCTCATGGACTTGCCTGGGCCGAAGAATACGGTGTGCCGGAACAAAATCTGGAAATTCAGATGCTGTACGGCATGGGTGACGAACAGGCACACCTGTTTTCGGAAATGGGATATCGTGTCCGAATTTATACGCCGTTTGGCCAACTGATTCCCGGCATGGCCTACCTGGTTCGTCGCCTGCTTGAAAATACGTCCAACGATTCGTTTCTGCGTCAAAGTCTTACAGAACACCGACGTCCGGAATTGCTGCTTATGAAACCGTCCGAACATGCTGCCGAGGAACCTGTTACTGAATCTGTCACTGCGACAGGATTTTCGAATGAGCCTCCGACCGACTTCAGTATCGAAGACAATCGCAGCGCAATGCAACAGGCGCTGGAAGACGTCCGGTCCGAATTTTCACGTGAATATCCACTTGTTATTGGCGGCAAGTCGTGTGACAGCCGCAGCATCCTGGTGTCGCGGAATCCATCTGATACCTCACAGGTTGTCGGGCGAGTTGCGAGTGCCAGTTCGGATCAGGCTGCCGACGCCGTTCGGGAAGCCGAACGTGCGTTTCCGCAATGGGCGTCGACCGATGCCGGACGACGGGCTGATTGTCTGGAACTGATTGCTGCAGAGATCCGAACACGACGGTTTGAACTGGCGGCGTGGATCATCAGTGAAGTTGGCAAGCCTTGGGTGGAAGCTGATGCAGAGGTGTCTGAGGCTGTCGATTTTTGCATGTACTATGCGCAGGAAATGAGACGTCTGCATCAACCACAGGAGTGTCACCTCAAAGGCGAAGAAAATACGTACTGCTATCGACCTCGGGGTGTAGCGGTTGTGATCGCGCCCTGGAACTTTCCTTTGGCAATCCTCACCGGTATGACGGCAGCTGCCATGGTGGCGGGTAATACGGTGATTATGAAGCCGGCCGAACAATCGTCGGTCGTGGCGTCGAAGCTGATGGATATCATACAGAATTCCGACGTTCCGGACGGCGTTGTCAATCTGGTTTCCGGTGTCGGTGAAACCATTGGTCCCGAACTTGTCTGCAGCCCGGATGTCGACCTTATCTGTTTTACCGGTTCCCGCAGTGTTGGCCTTGAAATCAACCGCCTGGCAGCGGAAACGGACGATCGTCAGCTGAACGTGCGACGAGTGATTGCAGAAATGGGAGGCAAGAACGCAATTATTGTTGACGAGGATGCCGACCTGGATGAGGCCATTCCCGGTATTCTCCGCAGCGCGTTTGCCTACGCCGGCCAAAAGTGTTCTGCCTGCTCGCGAGTTATTGTTCTGGGCGGAA from Fuerstiella sp. encodes:
- a CDS encoding proline dehydrogenase family protein, giving the protein MAKRSRIEDRVERRTQEIGQDLLDRLEHGTPSMFHGRWWEDQLLNWAMEDEAIKLQMFRFVDVLPMLRDHRSIARHLEEYFQEVRERLPFAARLGLDLSTGNSILSRALAWNARTNVSRMARRFIAGETVCQVLDSVEELRRSGYAFTLDLLGEAVISEKEADRYQQTYMDLIVGMSEPVGSWSEVNRIDRDSAGALPRLNLSLKLSALDSRFSTIDPIGTTERVCSRLRPILRLAQEHHVFVNFDMEQRDYRSLTSGIFRQILMEDEFREFPDAGIAVQAYLQDTATELKSLLKWVRKRKTPVTVRLVKGAYWDYETTMAESRGWPCPVFQRKWQSDDSFEKQVRFILKHHQWLRPALGSHNLRSLAHGLAWAEEYGVPEQNLEIQMLYGMGDEQAHLFSEMGYRVRIYTPFGQLIPGMAYLVRRLLENTSNDSFLRQSLTEHRRPELLLMKPSEHAAEEPVTESVTATGFSNEPPTDFSIEDNRSAMQQALEDVRSEFSREYPLVIGGKSCDSRSILVSRNPSDTSQVVGRVASASSDQAADAVREAERAFPQWASTDAGRRADCLELIAAEIRTRRFELAAWIISEVGKPWVEADAEVSEAVDFCMYYAQEMRRLHQPQECHLKGEENTYCYRPRGVAVVIAPWNFPLAILTGMTAAAMVAGNTVIMKPAEQSSVVASKLMDIIQNSDVPDGVVNLVSGVGETIGPELVCSPDVDLICFTGSRSVGLEINRLAAETDDRQLNVRRVIAEMGGKNAIIVDEDADLDEAIPGILRSAFAYAGQKCSACSRVIVLGGIYDRFMQRLVEATECLKLGPADDPETQIGPVIDDDARKRILATIAGLDPEHDGTLVWEGSSEELANQGTFVGPHVIADARSDSPICQQELFGPVLPVIRARTLDDAFALANDTRFALTGGVYSRSPVTLKRARSEFEVGNLYLNREITGAMVQRHPFGGYRMSGTGSKAGGPDYLLQFLVPVNITENTMRNGFAPASVE